The Breoghania sp. genome has a segment encoding these proteins:
- a CDS encoding nicotinate-nucleotide adenylyltransferase: protein MRLPVAGRGQRIGLFGGSFNPPHSGHALVSRTAMRRLKLDQVWWLVTPGNPLKNIYELAPLETRVHLAAACANDPHVRVTAWEAWLGTAYSAQTVAALKHRRPDLKFVWVMGADNLSTFHRWQNWRAIIDSVPVAIVDRPGAELAALSAPAARTYGGFRVPEEQAATLPGGPTPAWTFLHTPRDPASSTALRQAGKWKS from the coding sequence ATGCGCCTTCCGGTTGCTGGCCGGGGCCAGCGCATCGGCTTGTTCGGCGGATCGTTCAACCCGCCCCATTCCGGCCACGCGCTGGTCAGCCGCACGGCCATGCGGCGGCTGAAGCTCGATCAGGTCTGGTGGCTGGTGACGCCCGGCAATCCGCTCAAGAACATCTACGAGCTGGCTCCACTGGAGACCCGTGTGCATCTGGCCGCCGCCTGCGCCAACGATCCGCATGTAAGGGTCACTGCCTGGGAGGCGTGGCTCGGCACAGCCTATTCGGCCCAGACGGTTGCGGCGCTGAAGCATCGGCGGCCCGATCTGAAATTCGTCTGGGTAATGGGGGCGGACAACCTCTCCACCTTCCATCGTTGGCAGAACTGGCGCGCCATCATCGACAGTGTTCCCGTCGCCATTGTCGACCGGCCCGGCGCCGAACTTGCGGCGCTCTCGGCACCGGCTGCGCGCACCTATGGCGGGTTTCGTGTGCCGGAAGAACAGGCCGCAACGCTGCCAGGTGGCCCGACACCGGCTTGGACCTTCCTGCATACGCCGCGCGATCCGGCATCCTCCACGGCGCTGAGACAGGCGGGAAAATGGAAATCGTGA
- a CDS encoding glycoside hydrolase family 99-like domain-containing protein — protein MYPSIDDDIKRIRQSGLFDEDWYLKTYPDVRAVGMDPIKHYLWLGAALQRNPSPTFDTAKYLEMQTDVAGSGVNPLLHYIYWGEKEGRPRPSAQPEMDLYEGSSSEAGLSKKLQSYSLYINQVLSSSKKAEGIDLDYVPKMQEYIDFSENPLSLIAFYLPQFHPIPENDEWWGAGFTEWTNVSKAKPQFLGHYQPHLPGELGFYDLRLPDVMRQQAALAQMYGIRGFCFHHYWFGGKRLLERPVNQLLAAKEIDIPFCLCWANENWTRRWDGQDSEILIEQKHSPEDDIAFIDDLIPVFSDERYIRFQGKPILIVYRASILPNAKETAQRWRDRCKEAGIGEIYLIAARSFEVTDPRPYGFDAAVEFPPHQMPAARVNDQLEIIDPKYSGNIYSFTDIATGFAAQKTSEYPLLKTVFPSWDNEARKPGAGHTFFGSSPQAYATWLRSVCDWTYQRSQADKNHPPFVFINAWNEWAEGAHLEPDRKYGYAYLHATANVAREFLPVNPEVEEMVLESQTRYKKENNTAVVAHLYYDELFEELQEHIKAVNQADVFFSVSANIPPQRCKAIIDSFPNARLAIFPNRGRDIQPFLHALRFLRKEGYEVACKIHGKRSPQRSDGNQLRGGALNSLLGSKANVERILARFQEDQSLGIIAPNGSLLNLGEPNRNVLNRAWLDRLFDALGMDELTGSYNCDFVAGSMFWFRVEALAKLDELDLKADQFEDELGQVDGTLAHAVERLFAVVTARAGFEVKQACDAHSTYRTKNERGLNGSHR, from the coding sequence ATGTACCCGTCGATCGATGATGACATCAAAAGAATACGTCAATCTGGCCTGTTTGATGAGGATTGGTACCTCAAGACCTATCCTGACGTTCGAGCGGTCGGAATGGATCCAATCAAACATTATCTGTGGCTTGGGGCTGCGCTGCAGCGTAATCCGTCGCCGACTTTCGATACAGCTAAATACCTGGAAATGCAGACAGATGTTGCGGGGTCCGGGGTTAATCCGTTGCTCCATTACATATATTGGGGTGAGAAAGAGGGTCGGCCAAGGCCAAGTGCTCAGCCTGAAATGGACCTTTATGAAGGCTCTAGTAGTGAAGCGGGCCTTTCCAAGAAGCTTCAGAGCTATAGTCTATATATTAATCAGGTGCTCTCTTCGTCAAAGAAGGCAGAGGGCATCGACTTAGATTACGTTCCGAAGATGCAAGAATATATCGATTTTTCGGAAAACCCCCTTTCTCTAATAGCATTCTATTTGCCGCAGTTTCATCCAATCCCTGAGAACGATGAGTGGTGGGGGGCTGGCTTCACCGAATGGACGAATGTTTCAAAGGCGAAGCCTCAGTTTTTGGGGCACTATCAGCCTCATTTGCCTGGGGAACTCGGCTTCTACGACTTGCGATTGCCAGATGTCATGCGGCAACAGGCGGCATTGGCTCAAATGTATGGCATAAGAGGTTTCTGCTTTCATCATTATTGGTTTGGCGGGAAAAGATTGCTTGAGCGTCCGGTCAACCAATTGCTGGCAGCAAAAGAGATAGATATCCCGTTTTGCTTGTGCTGGGCTAACGAAAACTGGACAAGGCGGTGGGATGGTCAGGATAGTGAAATCCTGATCGAGCAAAAACACTCTCCGGAAGATGATATTGCTTTTATCGATGATCTAATTCCCGTTTTTTCGGACGAACGTTACATCCGTTTTCAGGGAAAGCCGATCCTAATCGTTTACCGCGCCTCTATATTGCCAAATGCGAAAGAAACTGCGCAGCGTTGGCGTGATAGATGCAAAGAGGCGGGAATAGGAGAGATCTACCTTATCGCCGCCCGCTCGTTTGAGGTGACGGATCCGCGACCATATGGTTTTGATGCTGCTGTGGAGTTCCCCCCGCATCAGATGCCAGCAGCGCGAGTCAACGATCAACTGGAGATAATTGATCCAAAATACAGTGGAAATATATATTCTTTCACCGATATAGCGACTGGCTTCGCAGCTCAGAAGACCTCCGAATATCCGCTGCTGAAAACTGTATTTCCCAGTTGGGACAATGAGGCTAGAAAGCCAGGAGCTGGTCACACTTTCTTCGGCTCCTCCCCCCAAGCTTATGCCACTTGGTTGCGCAGTGTATGTGATTGGACATATCAGCGATCACAGGCAGATAAGAACCACCCACCCTTCGTATTTATCAACGCTTGGAACGAGTGGGCTGAAGGGGCTCATTTGGAGCCCGACAGGAAATACGGCTATGCTTATCTTCACGCTACTGCGAACGTGGCCCGCGAATTTCTTCCAGTAAATCCAGAAGTCGAGGAGATGGTTCTCGAGTCACAAACCCGCTATAAAAAAGAAAATAATACTGCGGTTGTCGCTCATCTCTATTATGATGAGCTTTTTGAAGAGCTCCAAGAACACATCAAAGCGGTAAATCAGGCCGATGTGTTTTTCTCTGTCAGCGCGAACATCCCACCGCAGCGATGCAAGGCAATCATAGACAGCTTCCCGAATGCCCGGTTGGCAATTTTTCCCAATCGAGGGCGCGACATCCAACCTTTCTTGCATGCCTTACGGTTTCTTAGAAAGGAAGGATATGAGGTTGCGTGCAAAATTCACGGTAAGAGGTCTCCGCAACGCTCAGATGGAAACCAGCTGCGCGGCGGGGCGTTGAATAGCCTCTTAGGCTCAAAAGCCAATGTTGAGCGAATTCTCGCCCGTTTTCAGGAAGACCAGTCACTTGGGATCATCGCCCCAAATGGCTCGCTACTGAATTTGGGCGAACCGAACAGGAACGTCCTCAACAGAGCTTGGTTGGACAGATTGTTTGACGCTCTTGGGATGGATGAACTAACCGGTAGCTATAATTGCGATTTTGTTGCAGGTTCGATGTTTTGGTTCCGAGTTGAGGCCTTGGCTAAGCTCGATGAACTCGATCTTAAAGCTGACCAATTTGAAGATGAACTCGGGCAAGTCGATGGAACGCTAGCCCATGCGGTAGAGCGTTTGTTTGCGGTGGTTACGGCAAGGGCTGGATTTGAGGTCAAGCAAGCATGCGACGCGCATTCGACATACAGAACTAAGAACGAACGAGGACTAAATGGTTCGCATCGATGA
- the obgE gene encoding GTPase ObgE has protein sequence MKFLDQAKVYVRSGDGGAGSVSFRREKYIEYGGPDGGDGGRGGDVWVECVEGLNTLIDYRYQQHFKAKTGGHGMGKNRTGAKGPDITLKVPVGTEILEEDNETLIADMTEVGQRLLLLRGGNGGFGNAHFKTSVNQAPRRANPGLDGQEKWIWLRLKLIADAGLVGLPNAGKSTFLAAVSQAKPKIADYPFTTLHPNLGVVGVDGQEFVMADIPGLIEGAHEGVGIGDRFLGHVERTRVLLHLIDSTQDDPAEAYRVVRGELEAYDGGLEDKLEIVALSKIDALDAETRKETLKALSEATGTKPILLSAASGEGMTEALRMVRRAIETLDREAEDDLPRSEEEGWHP, from the coding sequence ATGAAATTCCTCGATCAGGCCAAGGTCTATGTACGTTCCGGCGACGGCGGAGCGGGATCGGTTTCCTTTCGCCGCGAGAAGTACATCGAATATGGCGGACCCGATGGCGGTGACGGCGGGCGCGGCGGCGACGTGTGGGTGGAATGCGTGGAGGGTCTCAACACCCTCATCGATTACCGCTACCAGCAACATTTCAAGGCCAAGACCGGCGGCCACGGAATGGGCAAGAACCGCACCGGCGCCAAAGGTCCCGACATCACGCTGAAGGTCCCCGTCGGCACCGAGATCCTCGAAGAGGATAACGAGACGCTGATCGCGGACATGACGGAAGTCGGCCAGCGACTGCTTTTGCTGCGCGGCGGCAATGGTGGCTTCGGCAATGCCCATTTCAAGACCTCGGTCAATCAGGCCCCGCGGCGCGCCAATCCCGGCCTGGACGGCCAGGAAAAATGGATCTGGCTGCGCCTGAAACTGATTGCGGATGCCGGGCTTGTCGGTCTGCCCAATGCGGGCAAGTCCACCTTCCTCGCCGCCGTCTCGCAGGCAAAGCCCAAGATCGCCGACTATCCCTTCACCACGCTCCACCCCAATCTGGGCGTTGTGGGTGTGGATGGGCAGGAATTCGTGATGGCAGACATTCCGGGCCTCATCGAGGGTGCCCATGAGGGCGTGGGCATCGGCGACCGGTTCCTCGGCCATGTGGAGCGCACCCGTGTGCTGCTGCATCTGATCGATTCCACGCAGGACGACCCGGCCGAGGCCTATCGTGTGGTACGCGGCGAGCTGGAAGCCTATGACGGCGGGCTTGAAGACAAGCTGGAGATCGTCGCGCTGTCCAAGATCGATGCGCTCGACGCAGAGACGCGCAAGGAAACGCTGAAAGCCCTGAGCGAAGCCACAGGCACCAAACCGATCCTTCTGTCGGCAGCCTCCGGCGAGGGCATGACGGAGGCCCTGCGCATGGTGCGAAGGGCCATCGAGACGCTTGATCGGGAGGCCGAGGACGACCTGCCCCGTTCGGAAGAAGAAGGGTGGCATCCCTGA
- a CDS encoding glutamate-5-semialdehyde dehydrogenase, whose translation MLNHAEAPESGSIDAMMSELGTRARAAARQLANTPTDAKNAALRAMARRLRESEAAILAANALDVEGMEARGLAGSFIDRGRLDASRVDAMAAGLEAIADLPDPVGRITEEWDRPNGLHLQRVRTPLGVIGVIYESRPNVTADAGALCLKAGNAAILRGGSDAFRTSQAIARCLSAGLVEAGLPDAAIQLVPTTDRAAVGAMLSGLGGNVDVIVPRGGKSLVARVQDEARVPVFAHLEGLVHIFIDRDADLEKAIKVVVNSKMRRTGICGAAETLLIDRACAATHLKPLLDALKKAGCAIRGDEETRELVPDAEKASVEDWVTEYLDAIIAVKVVSDIGEAIEHIETLGSHHTDCIITENQATADRFLAEVDSAIVVHNASTQFADGGEFGFGAEIGIATGRMHARGPVGLEQLTSFKYRVLGDGQTRP comes from the coding sequence ATGCTGAACCACGCAGAGGCACCCGAAAGCGGGTCCATCGACGCGATGATGAGCGAGCTTGGCACCAGGGCACGCGCGGCTGCACGGCAGCTCGCCAATACGCCAACCGACGCCAAGAATGCCGCCCTTCGCGCCATGGCGCGGCGCCTGCGCGAAAGCGAAGCCGCCATTCTCGCGGCCAATGCGCTCGACGTGGAGGGCATGGAGGCGCGCGGTCTTGCGGGTTCCTTCATCGACCGCGGACGGCTCGATGCCTCGCGCGTGGATGCCATGGCCGCCGGCCTTGAGGCAATTGCCGACCTTCCCGATCCCGTCGGCCGCATCACCGAGGAATGGGACCGACCCAACGGGCTGCACCTCCAGCGCGTGCGCACGCCGCTGGGCGTCATCGGCGTCATTTACGAAAGCCGCCCCAACGTGACCGCGGACGCGGGCGCGCTGTGCCTGAAAGCGGGTAATGCCGCCATCCTGCGCGGCGGATCGGACGCGTTCCGCACCTCTCAGGCCATCGCCCGGTGCCTGAGTGCGGGACTTGTGGAAGCCGGTCTGCCTGATGCCGCCATCCAGCTTGTTCCCACGACGGACCGCGCGGCAGTTGGCGCCATGCTCTCAGGTCTTGGCGGCAATGTGGACGTGATCGTGCCGCGCGGCGGCAAGAGCCTCGTGGCCCGCGTTCAGGACGAGGCCCGCGTGCCGGTCTTTGCCCATCTGGAAGGGCTCGTTCACATCTTCATCGACCGCGACGCCGATCTGGAAAAAGCGATCAAGGTCGTGGTCAATTCCAAGATGCGCCGCACGGGCATCTGCGGGGCGGCGGAAACCCTGCTGATCGATCGCGCGTGTGCCGCAACCCACCTCAAGCCTCTTCTTGATGCACTCAAGAAGGCGGGCTGCGCCATTCGCGGTGACGAAGAGACCCGCGAGTTGGTACCGGATGCGGAAAAGGCCTCGGTCGAGGACTGGGTGACGGAATATCTCGACGCCATCATCGCGGTTAAGGTTGTCTCAGACATTGGCGAGGCCATCGAGCATATCGAAACGCTCGGCTCGCATCACACCGATTGCATCATCACGGAGAACCAGGCCACAGCGGATCGCTTCCTTGCGGAAGTCGATTCCGCCATCGTCGTCCACAACGCCTCCACCCAGTTCGCCGATGGCGGCGAATTCGGGTTCGGCGCGGAGATCGGTATCGCGACGGGGCGCATGCATGCGCGCGGCCCCGTCGGGCTGGAACAGCTGACCAGCTTCAAGTACCGGGTCCTGGGTGACGGCCAGACGCGCCCGTGA
- a CDS encoding GNAT family N-acetyltransferase has product MVLESESLLEGGRLEDPSSLSAARPALTLERVKLDRPTMDDAADIVFLANNRRVAEMLASMPHPYGLAAARNWIESTRNTEPGTASYAVRLKSTGRIIGACGYQFGPVGQGREPELGYWIGEPFWGHGYATEAAQAVIDHAFTVAGHDAVTASCRLTNPASRRVIEKCGFQYRGSGVMRSLAHGGAMVPVETYVLDRKTWDALKGWRSVG; this is encoded by the coding sequence ATGGTTCTGGAAAGCGAAAGCCTCTTGGAAGGCGGAAGGTTAGAAGATCCCAGCAGTCTGTCGGCGGCTCGTCCGGCCCTGACGCTCGAGCGCGTGAAACTCGACCGTCCGACGATGGATGACGCCGCCGATATTGTATTCCTGGCCAATAACCGCCGCGTTGCGGAAATGCTTGCGAGCATGCCCCATCCCTACGGCCTCGCAGCCGCCCGCAACTGGATCGAGAGCACACGCAATACGGAACCGGGCACGGCAAGCTATGCCGTGCGCCTGAAGTCCACGGGCCGCATCATCGGGGCCTGCGGATACCAGTTTGGCCCTGTGGGCCAGGGACGGGAGCCGGAACTTGGCTACTGGATCGGGGAACCTTTCTGGGGGCACGGCTATGCCACGGAAGCGGCGCAGGCGGTCATCGACCATGCCTTCACCGTTGCCGGCCACGATGCCGTCACTGCGTCGTGCCGCCTGACCAACCCCGCCTCGCGCAGGGTGATCGAGAAGTGTGGCTTCCAGTATCGTGGCAGCGGCGTCATGCGCTCGCTTGCCCATGGCGGCGCAATGGTTCCGGTCGAGACCTATGTTCTCGACCGCAAGACCTGGGACGCCCTGAAGGGCTGGCGCTCGGTCGGCTGA
- a CDS encoding class I SAM-dependent methyltransferase, with the protein MVRIDEFRELSDRQWLDLLIQSTDSEIVQGLQFPRFPAASVQAQFVGSSDKHALNEAFAFYEYFKREALNVGKPILENSNILDFGTGWGRFLRFFWKDVKVDGLHGVDIDPSIVDTCKSLGVPGDLRHIDPHGSLPYADASMDFVLAYSVFTHLPENVHRHWMNEFKRIVRPGGIVGLTIEPRRFLEFVADLKGKSLDSEWHKGLQRFSDYASAMLPAYDSGQLVYIPTGGGDFRDATIYGDAICPTSFVEQNWAPEFVIRSHIDDPAKFWQATLILQKV; encoded by the coding sequence ATGGTTCGCATCGATGAATTTAGAGAGCTTTCCGATCGCCAATGGTTGGATTTGCTAATTCAAAGCACAGATTCTGAGATTGTTCAGGGGCTTCAGTTTCCTCGGTTTCCGGCCGCATCGGTGCAGGCGCAGTTTGTTGGTTCATCCGACAAGCACGCGCTTAATGAGGCTTTTGCGTTCTATGAGTATTTCAAGAGAGAAGCTCTCAATGTCGGCAAACCGATTTTAGAAAACTCGAATATTCTCGACTTTGGGACGGGGTGGGGGCGTTTTCTGCGCTTCTTCTGGAAAGATGTTAAAGTCGACGGCCTACATGGTGTCGATATTGATCCCTCCATCGTAGACACTTGCAAGTCTCTTGGCGTACCCGGCGACTTAAGGCACATCGACCCGCACGGCTCGCTGCCCTATGCAGATGCAAGTATGGATTTTGTCCTTGCGTATTCCGTATTTACCCATCTTCCCGAGAATGTTCATCGCCATTGGATGAATGAGTTTAAACGTATTGTGCGTCCTGGTGGAATTGTTGGTTTGACGATTGAACCGCGTAGGTTCCTCGAATTCGTGGCCGATCTAAAGGGCAAGAGTCTCGACAGCGAGTGGCACAAGGGGCTTCAACGTTTTTCAGACTACGCTTCTGCAATGTTGCCTGCATACGATTCAGGTCAACTCGTATACATTCCCACTGGCGGTGGGGATTTCCGAGATGCGACTATCTATGGTGATGCAATCTGCCCCACCAGTTTTGTCGAGCAAAACTGGGCGCCGGAATTTGTAATTAGATCTCATATTGATGATCCAGCAAAATTTTGGCAGGCCACCCTTATATTGCAGAAAGTCTAG
- the proB gene encoding glutamate 5-kinase, which produces MMQSLGGYGRIVVKIGSSLLVEKNKLKRDWLESLADDLADLSRAGVEIIVVSSGAIALGRGVLGLPSGALKLEEGQAAAAVGQIELAQAYEEIFAARGMITGQVLLTLRDTEQRRRYLNARATVGTLVRLKAVPVINENDTVATTEIRYGDNDRLAARVATMISADCLVLLSDIDGLYTAPPADNPLAAHIPLVERITPEIESMAGVAASELSRGGMKTKIEAGKIATESGTTMVIASGKRLHPLRAIDEGARCTWFTAHSTPATARKTWIAGQLKPSGQITIDNGAERALRKGKSLLPAGVSAVSGDFQRGDTVCIMDADGREIGRGLVAYDCGDAVRIIGHKSREIETILGYAGRAEMIHRDDMVLKDFG; this is translated from the coding sequence CTGATGCAAAGCCTCGGCGGCTATGGCCGCATCGTCGTCAAGATCGGCTCCTCCCTGCTGGTCGAAAAGAACAAGCTGAAGCGGGACTGGCTGGAATCTCTGGCCGATGACCTGGCAGACCTGTCACGCGCGGGAGTGGAGATCATCGTCGTCTCCTCCGGCGCCATTGCGCTCGGGCGCGGGGTTCTGGGGCTTCCTTCCGGTGCATTGAAGCTGGAAGAGGGCCAGGCTGCCGCCGCCGTCGGCCAGATCGAGCTTGCGCAGGCCTATGAAGAGATCTTCGCCGCGCGCGGCATGATCACGGGGCAGGTGCTGCTCACCCTGCGCGATACCGAACAGCGTCGCCGTTATCTCAACGCGCGCGCCACGGTCGGCACGCTTGTCAGGCTCAAGGCCGTGCCGGTGATCAACGAGAACGATACCGTGGCCACAACCGAGATCCGTTATGGCGACAATGACCGGCTGGCGGCCCGTGTCGCGACAATGATCAGCGCGGATTGCCTCGTGCTGCTTTCCGATATCGACGGGCTCTACACCGCGCCGCCCGCGGACAATCCGCTGGCCGCGCACATACCGCTGGTGGAGCGCATCACGCCGGAAATCGAATCCATGGCGGGGGTCGCGGCGTCCGAGCTTTCGCGCGGTGGCATGAAGACCAAGATCGAGGCGGGAAAGATCGCCACCGAATCCGGCACCACGATGGTGATCGCCTCCGGCAAGCGCCTGCATCCGTTGCGCGCGATCGACGAGGGCGCGCGCTGCACATGGTTTACCGCGCATTCCACGCCCGCCACCGCCCGCAAGACATGGATCGCGGGGCAGCTCAAGCCATCCGGACAGATCACGATCGATAACGGTGCGGAACGGGCGCTTCGCAAGGGAAAGAGCCTGCTCCCTGCCGGTGTGAGCGCTGTCTCGGGCGACTTTCAGCGCGGCGATACGGTCTGTATCATGGACGCGGATGGCCGGGAGATCGGGCGCGGGCTTGTCGCCTATGATTGCGGCGACGCGGTGCGTATCATCGGCCACAAATCGCGCGAGATCGAAACGATTTTGGGCTATGCAGGGCGCGCGGAAATGATCCATCGGGACGACATGGTGCTGAAGGATTTCGGATAA
- a CDS encoding 50S ribosomal protein L21 has protein sequence MFAVIKTGGKQYRVAADDLVKVEKISGEAGDTVTFDTVLMIGGETETTIGTPTVEGASVAGEVVEQARTRKIIVFKKKRRQNYRRKKGHRQEVTLVRITDILTGGAKPKAAKKAAKAAPAEKASETTAASAAQAEAASGGDDLKKLSGLGPAIEKKLNAAGITTYAQIASMTAEDVARVEEEAGIKGRFERDNWVEQAKELAGK, from the coding sequence ATGTTCGCTGTTATCAAGACGGGCGGCAAGCAGTACCGCGTTGCCGCAGACGACCTGGTCAAGGTCGAGAAGATTTCCGGCGAAGCCGGTGACACCGTGACCTTCGACACCGTTCTCATGATCGGTGGCGAAACGGAAACGACGATCGGCACCCCGACCGTCGAAGGTGCCTCCGTCGCCGGTGAAGTGGTGGAACAGGCGCGCACGCGGAAGATCATCGTCTTCAAGAAGAAGCGCCGCCAGAACTACCGCCGCAAGAAGGGTCACCGCCAGGAGGTGACGCTGGTCCGGATCACCGACATCCTGACCGGTGGCGCCAAGCCGAAGGCCGCCAAGAAGGCAGCCAAGGCCGCTCCGGCCGAGAAGGCCTCCGAGACCACCGCTGCTTCGGCAGCACAGGCTGAAGCCGCATCCGGCGGCGACGACCTGAAGAAGCTTTCGGGCCTCGGCCCGGCGATCGAGAAGAAGCTCAATGCCGCGGGTATCACCACCTATGCGCAGATTGCTTCCATGACCGCCGAGGACGTGGCGCGCGTCGAGGAAGAGGCCGGCATCAAGGGCCGTTTCGAGCGCGACAACTGGGTCGAGCAGGCCAAGGAACTCGCCGGCAAGTAA
- the rlmH gene encoding 23S rRNA (pseudouridine(1915)-N(3))-methyltransferase RlmH has protein sequence MRLVIAGIGKMKAGADRELVDRYLERARKAGRAIGFSGPDLTELPEARAPRADDRKQAEAESLLATMPSPRILVALDEHGRTMPSQDFAQRVGRWRDDGAGALVFAIGGADGHGRALLQQADLKLAFGPMTWPHQMVRIMLAEQIYRAISILSGHPYHRE, from the coding sequence ATGCGTCTGGTGATTGCCGGAATCGGCAAGATGAAAGCCGGGGCCGACCGTGAGCTTGTGGATCGCTATCTGGAGCGCGCCCGTAAGGCCGGGCGCGCCATAGGGTTCAGCGGGCCGGATCTCACGGAATTGCCGGAAGCACGCGCCCCACGCGCCGATGACCGCAAGCAGGCGGAAGCCGAAAGCCTGCTGGCCACCATGCCCTCCCCGCGCATTCTCGTCGCCCTCGACGAACACGGGCGCACCATGCCCTCGCAGGATTTCGCCCAGCGCGTCGGCCGCTGGCGCGACGACGGGGCGGGGGCGCTGGTTTTTGCGATCGGCGGAGCTGATGGGCATGGCCGCGCCCTGCTCCAGCAGGCGGACCTGAAGCTCGCCTTCGGGCCGATGACTTGGCCGCACCAGATGGTGCGCATCATGCTGGCGGAACAGATCTACCGCGCGATCTCGATCCTGTCGGGCCATCCCTATCATCGCGAATGA
- the rpmA gene encoding 50S ribosomal protein L27, whose translation MAHKKAGGSSRNGRDSAGRRLGVKKFGGEAVIPGNIILRQRGTKWHPGTNVGMGKDHTIFAKVEGHVTFTAKANGRTYVSVLPTMEAAE comes from the coding sequence ATGGCTCACAAAAAAGCAGGCGGTTCGTCGCGTAACGGTCGCGATTCTGCAGGTCGCCGTCTTGGCGTGAAGAAGTTCGGTGGCGAGGCCGTCATTCCGGGCAACATCATTCTGCGTCAGCGCGGCACCAAGTGGCATCCCGGCACCAATGTCGGCATGGGCAAGGACCACACGATTTTTGCCAAGGTCGAAGGCCATGTCACGTTTACGGCGAAAGCCAATGGCCGAACCTACGTATCCGTCCTTCCGACGATGGAAGCAGCGGAATAA
- the rsfS gene encoding ribosome silencing factor gives MSDPQIAAIRKGDHADPLSAVLASLEDSKAEDTVSINITGKTALADHMVVASGRSHRHVGAIADHLVRDLKNAGFGAPRVEGLPHCDWVLIDAGDVVVHLFRPEVRSFYNIEKMWAADTETAPQYSN, from the coding sequence GTGTCCGATCCTCAGATCGCAGCCATCCGCAAAGGCGATCATGCGGATCCGCTGTCTGCCGTTCTCGCGAGCCTGGAGGATTCCAAGGCCGAGGACACTGTTTCCATCAATATCACGGGCAAGACCGCGCTCGCCGACCACATGGTCGTGGCGTCGGGACGTTCGCACCGCCATGTCGGCGCGATCGCCGATCATCTTGTGCGTGATCTGAAAAATGCCGGCTTCGGAGCGCCGCGCGTCGAAGGCCTGCCGCATTGCGACTGGGTCCTCATCGATGCGGGGGACGTGGTCGTTCATCTCTTCCGTCCGGAAGTTCGCAGCTTCTACAATATCGAGAAGATGTGGGCGGCGGACACGGAGACGGCGCCGCAATACTCGAACTGA